TTGTTTCGTTAGAAGCCCGAAATCCTGCTGTCTAAACGTTGATTAAGTGCTCCATGGGCTCCTTTTTCGTTGCCGTTTGTATTTTCTAAGTAGTGAGCTCGCTCAGTCACTCGGCAAGCTCTTTTTGTGGATAAGCGAGCTGGTTTTGTGAATGGGAGAGCTTGCTCAGTCGTTCAGCAAGCTCTTTTTGTGGATAAGCGACCTATTTTTGTGGATAAATAGATCCGTTTAACGTGGTTAATGATTTTGGCTGTGGATAAGTCGGGAAAAATGCGGCGAAAACCTGGTGCAGTCAGAGGTCGAGCGGAGCGAAGTGGATACTCAGTAAACTTAAAAATCCATTTTCTATAAATTGACCCGTGCGCACCTTGGGGTTCAATCGCTAACTTCAGAAGGTATTCTTTATCCATGGTCTAACGTTAAACGCTTCCAGGCTTCCCGAATGAGATCGGGGTAATCGGAGCAGATGCCGTCAACACCGCCAGTGATCAATCGGGCCATTTCGGTTTCGGACTGAGTGGTCGCTCCGACTAAAACTTGGTGAGCGTGGGCCCTGGCTATCTCATGAGATTGAACTTGGATTCCTCCGGCTGGGCAAGGATGAATTACCTCCGCCCTAGCTATTAAAGCATCCAACCATGGCTCAACGGGAGCTCCGATATATAAGATCCCCGTTTTTAACTGTGGCGCGACTTTTTTAAAGTTGCGAACGATGGAATGGTCGAACGAGATGATCTCCACCTGCTCCGCCATGTCATGCTCAAAAATCTTTTCCACCGCAAGTGCGATATTTTGCTCGGTCCAATCGGGCGCGGCTTTGATCTCCACCAAAGCAGCCGCCCGGCCGTGAATCAGATCCAAGACCTCTTCAAATAGAGGAATTCTGGCGCCGGAATATTCCTCGGCGAACCAAGCGCCCGCGTCGAGCCTTCTGAGTTCTTGATATGAAAAGTCGCTGACCCGGCCTTGACCGTCGGTGGTCCGGTTGACGGTTTCATCGTGAATCACCACAATCTCGCGGTCGGCTGTGAACCGCAGATCAAATTCCACCATGGTAGCACCCAGTTCTAAGGCTTTTAAAAAGGATGGGACGGTGTTTTCCGGCGCATAGCCTTTGGCTCCCCTGTGCCCGATGATCTCAAAACGACTGTATAAAGCCATCCTCCATTCCTCCTCGTTGTTTA
This genomic stretch from Hydrogenispora ethanolica harbors:
- a CDS encoding glycerophosphodiester phosphodiesterase, with the protein product MALYSRFEIIGHRGAKGYAPENTVPSFLKALELGATMVEFDLRFTADREIVVIHDETVNRTTDGQGRVSDFSYQELRRLDAGAWFAEEYSGARIPLFEEVLDLIHGRAAALVEIKAAPDWTEQNIALAVEKIFEHDMAEQVEIISFDHSIVRNFKKVAPQLKTGILYIGAPVEPWLDALIARAEVIHPCPAGGIQVQSHEIARAHAHQVLVGATTQSETEMARLITGGVDGICSDYPDLIREAWKRLTLDHG